A DNA window from Brenneria izadpanahii contains the following coding sequences:
- a CDS encoding nucleoside permease — MSITLRLKFFVFMQFFIWGCWLTTFGSYMINTLHFSGLEVGLVYSAKGIASLFMPSLAGIVADRWIKANWLYGFCHLLGAVALLIAAQVSTSAAMFWVILVYAMLYMPTLALTNAISYFCLEKHGLDSTKDYPPVRVYGTVGFICAMWIISFSKLELSSVQLYLAAAVSLVLGLYSLTLPTCSTSQAKKGASWFSMLGLDALVLFRQRRMALFLLFAMLLGAALQITNTFGNPYLHDFARNALYQDSFAVKYPSVLLSLSQISEVFFILTIPFFLQRYGIKRVMLISMIAWTLRFAFFAWGSPSGLGFMLLVLSMIVYGCAFDFFNISGSIFVEKEASPHIRASAQGLFMTMVNGLGAYAGAIGSGMVVDYFTRDGVKDWNGIWLVFAAYALVLAIIFAFSFHYPAGERKSAIAN, encoded by the coding sequence ATGTCGATAACGTTACGTTTGAAGTTTTTTGTTTTTATGCAGTTTTTTATTTGGGGATGTTGGCTGACGACATTTGGTTCCTACATGATTAACACGCTGCACTTCAGCGGGCTGGAAGTCGGGCTGGTTTACAGCGCTAAAGGCATCGCCTCGCTGTTTATGCCCAGCCTGGCGGGGATCGTGGCGGATCGCTGGATCAAAGCCAACTGGCTTTACGGCTTCTGTCACCTGCTGGGCGCCGTGGCGTTGCTGATTGCGGCTCAGGTTTCCACCTCCGCGGCGATGTTCTGGGTGATACTGGTTTACGCGATGCTCTACATGCCGACGCTGGCGCTGACCAACGCCATTTCCTATTTCTGTCTGGAAAAACATGGCCTTGATTCGACGAAAGATTACCCGCCGGTACGGGTGTACGGCACCGTCGGCTTTATTTGCGCCATGTGGATCATCAGCTTCAGCAAGCTGGAGCTTAGCAGCGTCCAGCTGTATTTGGCCGCGGCGGTTTCCCTGGTTTTGGGGCTCTATTCGCTGACGCTGCCGACCTGTTCTACCTCGCAGGCGAAAAAAGGCGCGAGCTGGTTCAGCATGCTGGGGCTGGATGCGCTGGTGCTTTTCCGTCAGCGGCGGATGGCGCTGTTTCTGCTTTTTGCCATGCTGCTTGGGGCCGCATTGCAAATCACCAACACGTTTGGTAACCCCTATCTGCATGATTTTGCGAGAAATGCGCTGTATCAGGACAGTTTCGCCGTGAAATATCCATCGGTACTGCTGTCCCTTTCGCAGATTTCCGAAGTCTTTTTCATCCTCACCATTCCGTTCTTTCTGCAACGCTACGGCATCAAAAGGGTCATGCTGATCAGTATGATCGCCTGGACCTTACGTTTCGCCTTTTTTGCCTGGGGCAGCCCGTCGGGGCTGGGCTTTATGCTGTTGGTGCTCTCGATGATCGTCTACGGTTGCGCCTTTGATTTCTTTAATATCTCCGGCTCAATCTTTGTTGAAAAAGAAGCCAGTCCGCATATTCGCGCCAGCGCCCAGGGGTTATTCATGACGATGGTGAACGGATTGGGCGCTTATGCCGGCGCTATCGGCAGCGGCATGGTGGTGGATTACTTTACCCGCGACGGGGTGAAAGACTGGAATGGCATCTGGCTGGTATTTGCCGCCTATGCGCTGGTGCTGGCCATCATTTTCGCCTTCTCGTTTCACTATCCCGCCGGCGAGCGAAAATCAGCGATCGCAAACTAA
- a CDS encoding ABC transporter ATP-binding protein — translation MTPLMQIDAVSKAFGGNRVLEGVTFTLNRGEILGLLGPNGSGKSTLLNAISGFTPIDGGAILVDGRRIDRLPTYRIINAGVARTFQLPAMPEKMTVMEVVMAAGTRHHGFWSSLLSLSAARRAEREDKHKAQALLDELLLTTVRDLPAAALSGGQKKLLGIACALMGEPQILMLDEPMAGVHPNLRRDIVETLLRLQRDGLSLVIIEHDMHFIRELCQRCIVLDRGNIVADCRPDELADNQQVLDAYLGRSTAFSLQEAV, via the coding sequence ATGACACCATTGATGCAGATCGATGCCGTCAGCAAGGCTTTCGGCGGCAACCGGGTACTGGAAGGCGTGACGTTCACTCTGAACCGGGGGGAAATCCTCGGTTTGCTGGGGCCCAACGGATCGGGTAAAAGCACGCTGCTTAACGCGATCTCCGGTTTCACCCCCATCGACGGCGGCGCCATTCTGGTGGATGGACGGCGCATCGACCGTCTTCCCACCTACCGCATTATCAACGCCGGCGTGGCCAGAACCTTTCAGCTCCCGGCGATGCCTGAAAAAATGACCGTCATGGAAGTGGTGATGGCCGCCGGAACCCGGCATCATGGTTTTTGGAGCAGCCTGCTGTCTCTGTCCGCCGCCCGGCGGGCCGAACGGGAAGACAAACACAAGGCCCAGGCGCTGCTTGACGAACTGTTGCTGACCACCGTTCGCGATCTGCCCGCCGCCGCGCTGTCGGGCGGACAAAAGAAGCTGTTGGGCATCGCCTGCGCGCTGATGGGCGAACCGCAAATCCTGATGCTGGATGAGCCGATGGCGGGCGTGCATCCCAATCTGCGGCGCGACATTGTGGAAACGCTGCTGCGTCTGCAACGTGACGGACTGTCGCTGGTGATTATCGAGCACGACATGCACTTTATCCGCGAACTCTGCCAGCGCTGCATCGTATTGGACCGGGGCAATATTGTCGCCGACTGCCGCCCCGATGAACTGGCCGATAACCAACAGGTGCTGGACGCCTATCTCGGCCGCAGCACAGCGTTTTCACTACAGGAGGCCGTATGA
- the xapA gene encoding xanthosine phosphorylase, producing MFNQNDAFIAADIIRGKIADLQPRAALILGSGLGELADAMTDAVVIDYDELPGFPVSGVVGHAGQLVAGYLEGVPVLVMKGRGHFYEGRGMKIMTTPIYTFKLLGCEFLFATNAAGSLRPSVGPGRLVALSDHINFMPESPMVGANDERFGPRFFSLANAYDRELRNRLAGVAERAGIDLAEGVFAAYTGPNFETPAEIRMMQILGCDVVGMSIVPEVLSARHCGLKVLAVAAITNYAEGLSDTPLSHEQTLRCAAMAAKDFTRLIREFFASLSEA from the coding sequence ATGTTTAATCAAAATGATGCTTTCATCGCGGCGGATATTATCCGCGGTAAAATCGCCGATCTGCAACCTCGCGCCGCCTTAATTCTTGGTTCCGGCCTGGGAGAGTTGGCCGATGCCATGACGGACGCCGTTGTTATTGATTACGATGAGCTTCCGGGGTTCCCGGTCAGCGGCGTGGTTGGTCATGCCGGGCAGTTGGTCGCCGGATATCTCGAAGGCGTTCCGGTTCTGGTGATGAAAGGCCGGGGGCACTTCTATGAAGGGCGGGGAATGAAGATAATGACAACCCCGATTTACACCTTTAAATTACTCGGCTGTGAATTCCTATTCGCCACCAATGCCGCCGGTTCCCTGCGGCCGAGCGTCGGCCCCGGCCGTCTGGTTGCGCTCAGCGATCACATCAATTTCATGCCGGAATCACCGATGGTGGGAGCCAACGATGAACGTTTCGGCCCGCGTTTCTTCAGCCTGGCGAATGCTTACGACCGCGAGTTGCGCAATCGTTTGGCTGGCGTGGCGGAGCGGGCCGGCATTGATTTGGCGGAAGGGGTTTTTGCCGCATATACCGGCCCCAATTTCGAAACGCCGGCGGAGATCCGTATGATGCAGATTTTGGGCTGCGATGTGGTGGGGATGTCGATTGTGCCGGAGGTACTGTCGGCCCGGCATTGCGGTTTGAAGGTGCTGGCCGTCGCCGCCATCACCAACTATGCCGAAGGGCTGTCGGATACGCCGTTGTCCCATGAACAAACTCTGCGCTGCGCCGCTATGGCGGCGAAAGATTTTACCCGGTTAATCCGGGAATTCTTCGCGTCGCTATCGGAGGCGTAA
- a CDS encoding branched-chain amino acid ABC transporter permease, which translates to MFQFILDTLLRTADLSLIAVGLSLVYGLVRFANVAHVQYAMVGSFMTFALLQLGFPFLLAILAASVLCGIMATLLHHWIFRRLAQAGPANAMIGSLALSMILIALILGVVGSSPQGYNLPLSPMLSLAGSHVSRNQLWSVAVTFLLLIGFCALLFYSSLGRSIRALASNRDLAAASGLNADALVHIVNFIAGTLAGLGGSMLAMNASAYFNQGNDLLLPVLAAAILGGLGNPMGAVLGALLIAATETLVTNLDFGWLFGSELVFIPVTYINAASFMILLLALLLRPYGLFNREVRRV; encoded by the coding sequence ATGTTTCAGTTCATCCTTGATACATTACTGCGCACCGCCGATCTGTCGCTGATCGCCGTGGGCCTCAGCCTGGTTTATGGCCTGGTGCGGTTCGCCAACGTCGCGCATGTACAGTACGCCATGGTGGGGTCGTTTATGACATTCGCCCTGCTACAGCTCGGATTTCCGTTTCTGTTGGCGATCCTGGCGGCCAGCGTGCTATGCGGGATTATGGCGACCTTATTGCATCATTGGATCTTCCGCCGGCTGGCTCAGGCCGGTCCGGCGAACGCCATGATTGGATCGCTGGCGCTGTCGATGATCCTGATCGCGCTGATTCTCGGCGTCGTCGGATCGTCGCCGCAGGGCTATAACCTGCCGCTCAGCCCGATGCTATCGCTGGCCGGCAGCCACGTTTCACGCAATCAGCTATGGTCCGTCGCGGTGACGTTTCTGCTGCTGATCGGTTTTTGCGCCCTGTTGTTCTACTCATCCCTGGGGCGCTCCATCCGGGCGCTGGCCAGCAATCGCGATTTGGCCGCCGCCTCCGGGCTGAATGCCGATGCGCTGGTGCACATCGTCAATTTCATCGCCGGTACGCTGGCCGGACTGGGCGGCTCCATGCTGGCGATGAACGCCAGCGCCTATTTCAATCAGGGCAACGACTTACTGCTGCCGGTGCTGGCCGCCGCCATTCTGGGCGGATTGGGCAACCCGATGGGCGCGGTGCTGGGCGCCTTGCTGATCGCCGCCACCGAAACGCTGGTCACCAACCTCGATTTCGGCTGGCTGTTCGGCAGCGAACTGGTCTTTATTCCGGTGACCTACATTAACGCCGCCTCGTTCATGATCCTGCTGCTGGCGCTATTGCTGCGTCCTTACGGCCTGTTTAACCGGGAGGTGCGCCGTGTCTGA
- a CDS encoding LysR family transcriptional regulator, with the protein MKRQQTSKFDLGPINFRLLHYFRIVAEEMNFTQAAHRLNMSQPPLSKHIKELEDQLGVKLFLRTTRTMSLTPAGSKLLSSVENLLDQATISLREVQQLGRGEVGHMVVGAVGTSVWGALMQTLQQFTRQVKHATWSLNELTPVEQIIALRQRRIDIAVWREAASQSLPEMACQLLARENFAVALPQDHPLASGDAIPFEVLKRESFIVLPSQERNLGLQVRNLCLKYGFSPVIAHQVNEPQTALALVAEGYGITLLPVSYGRITWPGVRFCPLINPPSADLYVVYDPYATPPLVQEFLQIVRRQVRR; encoded by the coding sequence ATGAAAAGGCAACAAACTAGCAAATTTGATCTTGGACCGATTAATTTCCGTCTGCTGCACTACTTTCGCATCGTAGCCGAAGAGATGAACTTCACTCAGGCCGCACACCGTCTCAACATGTCGCAACCGCCGTTGAGCAAGCATATCAAAGAGCTGGAAGATCAGCTGGGCGTGAAGCTGTTCCTGCGCACTACCCGCACCATGTCGTTGACTCCGGCCGGCAGCAAGCTGCTAAGCAGCGTGGAGAATCTGTTGGATCAGGCCACGATTTCTCTGCGTGAAGTTCAGCAGTTGGGACGCGGGGAAGTGGGACATATGGTGGTGGGCGCCGTCGGAACGTCGGTATGGGGAGCGCTGATGCAAACCCTGCAACAATTTACCCGCCAGGTTAAACACGCCACCTGGTCGTTGAATGAATTGACGCCGGTTGAGCAAATTATCGCCCTGCGCCAGCGCCGTATCGATATTGCCGTCTGGCGGGAAGCGGCGAGCCAGTCGCTGCCGGAGATGGCGTGCCAATTGCTGGCTCGTGAAAACTTTGCCGTCGCGCTGCCGCAGGATCATCCGTTAGCCAGCGGGGACGCGATCCCCTTTGAAGTATTAAAACGCGAGTCTTTTATCGTGCTGCCGTCGCAGGAGAGAAATCTGGGGCTTCAGGTGCGCAATCTGTGTCTGAAATATGGATTTTCGCCGGTCATCGCCCATCAGGTCAACGAGCCGCAAACCGCGCTGGCGCTGGTCGCCGAAGGATACGGCATCACCTTGCTGCCCGTCAGCTACGGCCGAATTACCTGGCCCGGCGTGCGGTTCTGTCCATTGATCAACCCGCCGTCGGCCGACCTGTATGTGGTATACGATCCCTACGCCACGC
- a CDS encoding branched-chain amino acid ABC transporter permease, with protein MSDFLLHLISITGIYALIALALNIQAGYAGLLNFGHIAFVGIGAYSAGIGVQFGLSFIEASAIGMALSMLIGAGMAMLGRQLAADYWGIATLAVAEIIRTIAINEDQLTGGAQGLGNIVPAWTSGSQQQDSVIFAILILSAVALVALASLRLSKSRFGRALRLMREQPQLATCMGYHLQWLKCRTLMCSAAIAAAAGILLAYYTSYVSPDYLLSSETFLIWSMVMIGGIGNVAGVLLGVLLVECLYTFIPFAKDIFNISSDVTGALRLGAVGVILLGCLLGRAGGLLPERLRRIPS; from the coding sequence GTGTCTGACTTTCTGCTCCATCTCATCAGCATCACCGGCATTTATGCCCTTATCGCGCTGGCGTTGAACATTCAGGCCGGCTATGCCGGACTGCTGAACTTCGGCCATATCGCCTTTGTTGGCATCGGCGCCTACTCCGCCGGCATCGGCGTCCAGTTCGGACTGTCCTTTATCGAAGCCAGCGCAATCGGCATGGCGCTGTCGATGCTGATCGGCGCGGGCATGGCGATGCTCGGCCGCCAACTGGCCGCCGACTATTGGGGGATCGCCACGCTGGCGGTGGCCGAAATCATCCGCACGATAGCGATTAATGAAGATCAGCTGACCGGCGGCGCCCAGGGGCTTGGCAACATTGTTCCTGCCTGGACAAGCGGCTCCCAACAGCAGGACAGCGTTATTTTCGCCATCCTGATCCTGTCGGCCGTGGCGTTAGTCGCCCTGGCCTCTCTGCGGCTGAGCAAAAGCCGCTTCGGCCGGGCGCTGCGGCTGATGCGGGAACAGCCCCAGTTAGCCACCTGCATGGGCTACCACCTGCAATGGCTGAAGTGCCGCACCTTGATGTGCAGCGCCGCGATCGCCGCCGCCGCGGGTATTCTGCTGGCCTATTACACCAGCTACGTTAGCCCCGATTACCTGCTGTCTTCAGAAACCTTTCTGATCTGGAGTATGGTGATGATCGGCGGCATCGGCAACGTAGCCGGCGTATTGTTGGGCGTACTGTTGGTAGAGTGCCTCTATACCTTTATTCCCTTCGCCAAAGATATTTTCAATATCAGTTCCGATGTTACCGGCGCGCTGCGTCTGGGCGCCGTCGGCGTCATTCTGCTGGGCTGCCTGCTGGGCCGCGCCGGCGGTCTGCTGCCTGAACGACTAAGGAGAATACCGTCATGA
- a CDS encoding ABC transporter ATP-binding protein → MIRLHDVIAGYTPGIDILQGISLQVDNAEIVTLLGPNGCGKSTLLKCIAGYLRPRSGQILLDDRDVGQIPIHRKVRECSLGFVPQTDNVFNNLTIKENLQIGGQFLPDGQRRQRMEELCERYPLLRKKWRAMASALSGGERQILALTRALMPKPATLLLDEPSAGLSPKMLSDVFAAIQDIRRQEKVAILMVEQNAMEALHISDRAYVLALGKVALTGNAGELLEDPRMRELYLGGRAA, encoded by the coding sequence ATGATCAGGCTGCATGACGTGATTGCCGGCTATACCCCCGGCATCGATATCCTGCAAGGAATTTCCCTACAGGTTGATAACGCGGAAATCGTCACGCTGCTGGGGCCGAACGGCTGCGGCAAATCCACCCTGCTAAAATGCATCGCCGGTTATCTGCGCCCACGCAGCGGACAGATCCTGCTGGACGACCGGGACGTCGGTCAGATCCCTATTCACCGCAAAGTACGCGAGTGCTCGCTGGGGTTTGTGCCGCAAACCGATAATGTTTTTAACAACCTGACCATTAAGGAAAATTTGCAGATCGGCGGACAATTTTTGCCGGACGGTCAACGCCGCCAGCGCATGGAGGAGCTATGCGAACGCTACCCGTTATTGCGTAAAAAGTGGCGCGCCATGGCCTCGGCGCTCTCCGGCGGAGAGCGGCAGATACTGGCGCTGACCCGCGCCCTGATGCCGAAGCCCGCGACGCTGCTGCTGGACGAGCCTTCCGCCGGGCTATCGCCGAAAATGCTTTCAGACGTGTTCGCGGCGATCCAGGATATCCGGCGACAGGAAAAGGTGGCGATCCTGATGGTGGAACAGAACGCCATGGAAGCGCTGCACATTTCAGACCGCGCTTACGTGCTGGCGCTGGGTAAGGTGGCGCTTACCGGCAACGCCGGCGAACTGCTGGAGGATCCGCGCATGCGCGAATTGTATCTGGGAGGCCGGGCGGCCTGA